The following nucleotide sequence is from Psychromonas sp. psych-6C06.
ACTACCAATATAGATATTTACCATTCCGTTATCAGCAGGGACAACAGAAACGTCAACATATTGACTTAACTCAGTAATAGCTTGATCACGTTGATCTAAAAGATCGTTGGCATTACTTTGTCCACCTGCTCCTAACACAGCAGAAATTTGTCTATTAATATTGGCGAGGTTATCGGCGAGGGTGGTTATCGTATCTGCTGTATTAACGATATCATTATTAATGCCGTTATATTGAATCTCTAAACTGTCATATAATCGGTTATACTGATTAATCATATTCGTAGCAGACTCAAGAAATACTTTTCTTGATTCAAGCATATTTGGGTGATCAGCAACCCCATTGATCGATTCAAACACTTCTAATACTGGTTTGGTAACTGCAGTACTTTCATCAGAAAGCAACATATCTAATTGACTAGTTTGCTGATATACCTCTTTAGAATAGCCATATTGTGAAGTATTCATAATGTTTTCAGTGAAAGCAAATTGATCGTATGCACGCTCAATGCCGGCAACAATTGCACCACGACCAACAAAATAACCGCCAAACCGATCCGCTCCCGCGGTATTCACTTCAACACTTTGACGTGAGTAACCAGCCGTATTTACATTGGCAATATTATGACCCGTTGTCGCAAGGCTTGCTTGAGAGGTGTAAATTCCCGATAGACCAATTTGAAATAGATCAGCCATTTGACTCTCCTTCTACTAGTGCAGCTTTAAACGACTCGTTGTTCATGATTTGTTTAATTTTTTCAGCATATTGTGGATCGGTTGCATAACCTGCTTTTTGTAGCTCTTCAACATATGCATCCGCATTAGTTCCCTGCTTTAAGGCTTCTTGATAACGCTGATTATGAGTAATAAAGTGTCCGTAATCCGCAAAACTTTGTGCAAAGTTTTCATAAGCTCTAAAGTCTGAACGACGTTTAATACCAACACCATTTTCAACCTCAAGGCTATCCTTAGCGACCTTATCGCCCTGCCAGCTTTTATGTGCTTTGATATTAAAAAGATTAAAGCTACTTTGATTATCAGCACCATTGATTATTTTCTTACCCCAGCCTGTTTCTAATGCAGACTGCGCAATAAGTGCAATGGGTGAAACACCTAATTTATTGGCTACTTTTTTGGCAAATGGCATTAAGGTTTCAATAAATGATTTTTGATCTGTAAACACTTGGTTTGGGGCTTGGTTATTTGAAGTCTCATTGTTTACCTTCAAAACACCAACGCTAGGTTGCATTTTATCTGGTTGATTTAAATCAACCGCAGGCTGTGATTTATTAAGCGTCATCAAAGTGGCAGCTTGCTCACTGTTTGGCATCACCAACTGTTCCTGATCAATCGCCTCAGGACGCGCAATCGAGGTAGGGTCAAGTTGTCGAACTAAAGCATCTGCAAGCCCTAAAGATCCATGACGACTAATATCAAGCGCTAATTGTTTGTCCTGCATATCGGTATAAAACTTAGTATTTTTGTTATTAAAGGGGCTGTCAGTTTCAAAGGCTTCATTCGCTTGGCGCATCGACTTAATAAGCATGCTGGCAAACATAGATTCAAACTGATTAGCAACTTCGCGGATAGATTCTTTGCTATTACCCTGCGCTTTTTGACGCAGTTGATCTAACCCCTGTAGGTCAAAGTAATTGCTTGATTGTGTTACCGCGTTATTACTCATTATCAGCCCCCGCTTTATCTATTTTTACTCTCCACATAGATAAAGCAATAATAATGCCAGTATTAAAATGCAAGGCTGATACGCTGTAAGTAATAAGGTTGATATAGTGCTCGAGTCACGTAGAATGCCCTCATCATTTTTAAGGGGAATATGTTTATGAATCCAGTTTTATTAGCCGTGTGCCTGATGCTCATTCTGTCAATGATGCGTATTAATGTTGTCATTGCATTGACACTGAGTGCACTCGTGGGTGGTTTAAG
It contains:
- the flgJ gene encoding flagellar assembly peptidoglycan hydrolase FlgJ, translating into MSNNAVTQSSNYFDLQGLDQLRQKAQGNSKESIREVANQFESMFASMLIKSMRQANEAFETDSPFNNKNTKFYTDMQDKQLALDISRHGSLGLADALVRQLDPTSIARPEAIDQEQLVMPNSEQAATLMTLNKSQPAVDLNQPDKMQPSVGVLKVNNETSNNQAPNQVFTDQKSFIETLMPFAKKVANKLGVSPIALIAQSALETGWGKKIINGADNQSSFNLFNIKAHKSWQGDKVAKDSLEVENGVGIKRRSDFRAYENFAQSFADYGHFITHNQRYQEALKQGTNADAYVEELQKAGYATDPQYAEKIKQIMNNESFKAALVEGESNG